The Engystomops pustulosus chromosome 1, aEngPut4.maternal, whole genome shotgun sequence genome has a window encoding:
- the DDX4 gene encoding probable ATP-dependent RNA helicase DDX4 isoform X1 — MADEDWESELDNGPACVPSFSNPEPDYKENFRNSFSANRDVNENFGSSDQGFGSQKDDDLNQNFESSSRGFGRQRGDRKDNGFSRGRSDRGRGGSNGTFNKGFGSFDSQERTGFGTAGFGEAHNDDQSRSSRGGFNNESFRSRGRRGGGRGGFHSGDNDDVNNQRDFGRSGDSGGFENKRDFGRRGDDDSGGRGFGRSGSGGFGRKGDSEDSDNRREFGRSGSGGFGRRGDNEDSDNRREFGRSGGRGGFGRRGDGDDSENRSGFGRSGGGRDFGRRGDNDDSGFGRSGDSGGFGGFGRRGNNEESGGSGGFGRSGDSGGFGGFGRRGNNEESDGSGGFGRSGDSGGFESRRDFGSRRGGYRGRNEDVGVESGKGQDNFGNADTGPKVTYVPPPPPDAEDEIFRHYQTGINFDKYDEILVDVSGTNAPPAILSFEDADLSETLTKNVYKAGYVKLTPIQKHSIPIVMAGRDLMACAQTGSGKTAAFLLPILAHMMKSGIAASQFKEIQEPEAIIVAPTRELINQIYLDARKFSYGTVVRPVVIYGGTQTSHSLRQIFQGCNILCATPGRLLDVINKEKIGLSKVKYLVLDEADRMLDMGFMEDVRKLLSSPGMPTKEERQTLMFSATFPAPIQSLAREILKPDYIFVVVGQVGGACSDVEQQIIEVDEYGKRDKLLEILQSIGHERTMVFVKTKKKADFIATVLCQEKLPSTSIHGDREQREREKALHDFRSGQCPVIVATSVAARGLDIENVQHVINFDIPGDIDEYVHRIGRTGRCGNTGKAISFFDRKGDDEQKVVRGLVKILTDAHQEVPAWLEEIAFSAHGTQSYSSHPSKFASVDDRKRGGFQEDNSYSGSSFTKAPAPAEEEEDWG, encoded by the exons CAAACCGTGACGTCAATGAAAACTTTGGATCAAGTGATCAAGGCTTTGGAAGCCAAAAAG ATGATGACCTCAATCAAAACTTTGAATCTTCTTCTAGAGGCTTCGGTAGGCAAAGAG gtGATAGAAAAGACAACGGCTTCAGCAGAG GTCGCTCAGATCGTGGAAGAGGAGGAAGCAATGGCACATTTAATAAAG GGTTTGGTTCATTCGACTCACAGGAACGCACTGGCTTTGGTACTGCAG GGTTTGGAGAGGCACACAATGATGACCAATCTAGATCTTCAAGAGGCG GGTTTAACAATGAAAGTTTTAGGTCAAGAGGAAGAAGGGGAGGCGGTAGAGGAGGATTTCATTCTG GCGACAATGATGACGTGAATAACCAAAGAGATTTTGGACGATCAG GTGACAGCGGAGGTTTTGAAAACAAAAGAGACTTTGGCAGAAGAG GAGATGATGATTCAGGTGGCAGAGGATTTGGAAGATCAG gtaGCGGTGGCTTTGGAAGAAAAG GTGACAGTGAGGATTCAGATAACCGGAGGGAGTTTGGACGATCAG gTAGCGGTGGATTTGGAAGAAGAG GTGACAATGAGGATTCAGATAACAGGAGGGAGTTTGGGCGATCAG GTGGCCGCGGTGGTTTTGGAAGAAGAG GTGATGGCGATGATTCAGAAAACAGAAGTGGATTTGGAAGATCAG GTGGTGGACGTGACTTTGGGAGAAGAG GTGACAACGATGATTCAGGTTTTGGAAGATCAG GTGACAGCGGAGGTTTTGGAGGCTTTGGAAGGAGGG GTAACAATGAAGAATCTGGTGGCAGTGGGGGCTTTGGAAGATCAG gtgACAGTGGAGGTTTTGGAGGCTTCGGAAGGAGGG GTAACAATGAAGAGTCTGATGGCAGTGGGGGCTTTGGAAGATCAG GTGACAGCGGTGGTTTTGAGAGCAGAAGAGACTTTGGCAGTAGAAGAG GTGGCTACAGAGGGAGAAATGAAGATGTTGGTGTTGAGTCTGGAAAAG GTCAAGACAACTTTGGAAACGCAGACACTG gTCCAAAAGTGACATACGTTCCCCCACCACCACCTGATGCTGAAGATGAAATCTTTAGGCATTACCAAACTGGTATTAACTTTGATAAATATGATGAAATCCTTGTGGATGTTTCTGGCACCAATGCACCACCTGCAATACTG TCATTTGAAGATGCTGACCTAAGTGAGACTCTAACAAAAAATGTCTACAAGGCTGGTTATGTGAAGTTGACACCAATACAGAAGCACAGTATTCCTATTGTAATGGCTGGCCGCGACTTGATGGCATGTGCTCAGACTGGATCTGGAAAAACT GCAGCTTTTCTTTTGCCCATTTTGGCTCATATGATGAAAAGTGGAATTGCAGCAAGTCAATTTAAAGAAATTCAGGAACCAGAAGCAATCATTGTTGCACCTACAAGGGAGCTGATAAATCAGATTTATCTGGATGCTCGGAAATTCTCATATGG AACTGTTGTTCGTCCTGTTGTAATATATGGAGGAACCCAGACGTCTCATTCACTGCGGCAAATATTTCAAGGCTGCAACATTCTATGTGCAACACCTGGAAGGTTACTGGATGTTATCAACAAGGAAAAG ATTGGTTTGAGCAAAGTAAAATATCTTGTATTGGATGAAGCAGATCGTATGCTGGACATGGGTTTTATGGAAGATGTAAGAAAATTGTTGAGCAGTCCAGGAATGCCAACTAAAGAGGAAAGGCAAACCTTAATGTTCAGCGCCACATTCCCTGCGCCCATACAAAG TCTTGCCAGAGAAATTCTGAAGCCAGATTACATTTTTGTGGTTGTGGGACAAGTAGGCGGAGCATGCAGTGATGTCGAACAGCAAATAATTGAAGTTGATGAGTATGGAAAAAGGGATAAATTATTGGAAATCCTGCAAAGCATCG GCCACGAACGCACAATGGTGTTTGTAAAAACCAAAAAGAAGGCAGATTTTATTGCTACAGTTCTTTGTCAAGAAAAACTCCCTTCTACGAGTATTCATGG CGACCGAgaacagagggagagagagaaagcCCTCCACGATTTCCGTAGCGGCCAATGTCCTGTGATTGTTGCCACTTCTGTTGCCGCCAGAGGACTAGATATTGAGAATGTTCAGCATGTGATAAATTTTGACATTCCCGGGGATATCGATGAATACGTTCATAGAATTGGACGCACGGGAAGATGCGGCAACACGGGAAAAGCCATTTCTTTTTTTGATAGAAAAGGTGATGATGAACAAAAAGTTGTCCGTGGCCTAGTGAAAATTTTGACAGAT GCACACCAGGAGGTACCTGCTTGGCTTGAAGAAATTGCATTCAGTGCTCATGGCACTCAGAGCTACAGTTCTCATCCAAGCAAATTTGCTTCAGTAGATGACAGAAAG AGAGGCGGCTTTCAAGAGGACAACAGCTACAGCGGTTCTAGTTTTACAAAAGCCCCAGCTCCTGCAGAGGAAGAGGAAGATTGGGGCTAG
- the DDX4 gene encoding probable ATP-dependent RNA helicase DDX4 isoform X5: protein MADEDWESELDNGPACVPSFSNPEPDYKENFRNSFSANRDVNENFGSSDQGFGSQKDDDLNQNFESSSRGFGRQRGDRKDNGFSRGRSDRGRGGSNGTFNKGFGSFDSQERTGFGTAGFNNESFRSRGRRGGGRGGFHSGDNDDVNNQRDFGRSGDSGGFENKRDFGRRGDDDSGGRGFGRSGSGGFGRKGDSEDSDNRREFGRSGSGGFGRRGDNEDSDNRREFGRSGGRGGFGRRGDGDDSENRSGFGRSGGGRDFGRRGDNDDSGFGRSGDSGGFGGFGRRGNNEESGGSGGFGRSGDSGGFGGFGRRGNNEESDGSGGFGRSGDSGGFESRRDFGSRRGGYRGRNEDVGVESGKGQDNFGNADTGPKVTYVPPPPPDAEDEIFRHYQTGINFDKYDEILVDVSGTNAPPAILSFEDADLSETLTKNVYKAGYVKLTPIQKHSIPIVMAGRDLMACAQTGSGKTAAFLLPILAHMMKSGIAASQFKEIQEPEAIIVAPTRELINQIYLDARKFSYGTVVRPVVIYGGTQTSHSLRQIFQGCNILCATPGRLLDVINKEKIGLSKVKYLVLDEADRMLDMGFMEDVRKLLSSPGMPTKEERQTLMFSATFPAPIQSLAREILKPDYIFVVVGQVGGACSDVEQQIIEVDEYGKRDKLLEILQSIGHERTMVFVKTKKKADFIATVLCQEKLPSTSIHGDREQREREKALHDFRSGQCPVIVATSVAARGLDIENVQHVINFDIPGDIDEYVHRIGRTGRCGNTGKAISFFDRKGDDEQKVVRGLVKILTDAHQEVPAWLEEIAFSAHGTQSYSSHPSKFASVDDRKRGGFQEDNSYSGSSFTKAPAPAEEEEDWG, encoded by the exons CAAACCGTGACGTCAATGAAAACTTTGGATCAAGTGATCAAGGCTTTGGAAGCCAAAAAG ATGATGACCTCAATCAAAACTTTGAATCTTCTTCTAGAGGCTTCGGTAGGCAAAGAG gtGATAGAAAAGACAACGGCTTCAGCAGAG GTCGCTCAGATCGTGGAAGAGGAGGAAGCAATGGCACATTTAATAAAG GGTTTGGTTCATTCGACTCACAGGAACGCACTGGCTTTGGTACTGCAG GGTTTAACAATGAAAGTTTTAGGTCAAGAGGAAGAAGGGGAGGCGGTAGAGGAGGATTTCATTCTG GCGACAATGATGACGTGAATAACCAAAGAGATTTTGGACGATCAG GTGACAGCGGAGGTTTTGAAAACAAAAGAGACTTTGGCAGAAGAG GAGATGATGATTCAGGTGGCAGAGGATTTGGAAGATCAG gtaGCGGTGGCTTTGGAAGAAAAG GTGACAGTGAGGATTCAGATAACCGGAGGGAGTTTGGACGATCAG gTAGCGGTGGATTTGGAAGAAGAG GTGACAATGAGGATTCAGATAACAGGAGGGAGTTTGGGCGATCAG GTGGCCGCGGTGGTTTTGGAAGAAGAG GTGATGGCGATGATTCAGAAAACAGAAGTGGATTTGGAAGATCAG GTGGTGGACGTGACTTTGGGAGAAGAG GTGACAACGATGATTCAGGTTTTGGAAGATCAG GTGACAGCGGAGGTTTTGGAGGCTTTGGAAGGAGGG GTAACAATGAAGAATCTGGTGGCAGTGGGGGCTTTGGAAGATCAG gtgACAGTGGAGGTTTTGGAGGCTTCGGAAGGAGGG GTAACAATGAAGAGTCTGATGGCAGTGGGGGCTTTGGAAGATCAG GTGACAGCGGTGGTTTTGAGAGCAGAAGAGACTTTGGCAGTAGAAGAG GTGGCTACAGAGGGAGAAATGAAGATGTTGGTGTTGAGTCTGGAAAAG GTCAAGACAACTTTGGAAACGCAGACACTG gTCCAAAAGTGACATACGTTCCCCCACCACCACCTGATGCTGAAGATGAAATCTTTAGGCATTACCAAACTGGTATTAACTTTGATAAATATGATGAAATCCTTGTGGATGTTTCTGGCACCAATGCACCACCTGCAATACTG TCATTTGAAGATGCTGACCTAAGTGAGACTCTAACAAAAAATGTCTACAAGGCTGGTTATGTGAAGTTGACACCAATACAGAAGCACAGTATTCCTATTGTAATGGCTGGCCGCGACTTGATGGCATGTGCTCAGACTGGATCTGGAAAAACT GCAGCTTTTCTTTTGCCCATTTTGGCTCATATGATGAAAAGTGGAATTGCAGCAAGTCAATTTAAAGAAATTCAGGAACCAGAAGCAATCATTGTTGCACCTACAAGGGAGCTGATAAATCAGATTTATCTGGATGCTCGGAAATTCTCATATGG AACTGTTGTTCGTCCTGTTGTAATATATGGAGGAACCCAGACGTCTCATTCACTGCGGCAAATATTTCAAGGCTGCAACATTCTATGTGCAACACCTGGAAGGTTACTGGATGTTATCAACAAGGAAAAG ATTGGTTTGAGCAAAGTAAAATATCTTGTATTGGATGAAGCAGATCGTATGCTGGACATGGGTTTTATGGAAGATGTAAGAAAATTGTTGAGCAGTCCAGGAATGCCAACTAAAGAGGAAAGGCAAACCTTAATGTTCAGCGCCACATTCCCTGCGCCCATACAAAG TCTTGCCAGAGAAATTCTGAAGCCAGATTACATTTTTGTGGTTGTGGGACAAGTAGGCGGAGCATGCAGTGATGTCGAACAGCAAATAATTGAAGTTGATGAGTATGGAAAAAGGGATAAATTATTGGAAATCCTGCAAAGCATCG GCCACGAACGCACAATGGTGTTTGTAAAAACCAAAAAGAAGGCAGATTTTATTGCTACAGTTCTTTGTCAAGAAAAACTCCCTTCTACGAGTATTCATGG CGACCGAgaacagagggagagagagaaagcCCTCCACGATTTCCGTAGCGGCCAATGTCCTGTGATTGTTGCCACTTCTGTTGCCGCCAGAGGACTAGATATTGAGAATGTTCAGCATGTGATAAATTTTGACATTCCCGGGGATATCGATGAATACGTTCATAGAATTGGACGCACGGGAAGATGCGGCAACACGGGAAAAGCCATTTCTTTTTTTGATAGAAAAGGTGATGATGAACAAAAAGTTGTCCGTGGCCTAGTGAAAATTTTGACAGAT GCACACCAGGAGGTACCTGCTTGGCTTGAAGAAATTGCATTCAGTGCTCATGGCACTCAGAGCTACAGTTCTCATCCAAGCAAATTTGCTTCAGTAGATGACAGAAAG AGAGGCGGCTTTCAAGAGGACAACAGCTACAGCGGTTCTAGTTTTACAAAAGCCCCAGCTCCTGCAGAGGAAGAGGAAGATTGGGGCTAG
- the DDX4 gene encoding probable ATP-dependent RNA helicase DDX4 isoform X6, which translates to MADEDWESELDNGPACVPSFSNPEPDYKENFRNSFSANRDVNENFGSSDQGFGSQKGDRKDNGFSRGRSDRGRGGSNGTFNKGFGSFDSQERTGFGTAGFGEAHNDDQSRSSRGGFNNESFRSRGRRGGGRGGFHSGDNDDVNNQRDFGRSGDSGGFENKRDFGRRGDDDSGGRGFGRSGSGGFGRKGDSEDSDNRREFGRSGSGGFGRRGDNEDSDNRREFGRSGGRGGFGRRGDGDDSENRSGFGRSGGGRDFGRRGDNDDSGFGRSGDSGGFGGFGRRGNNEESGGSGGFGRSGDSGGFGGFGRRGNNEESDGSGGFGRSGDSGGFESRRDFGSRRGGYRGRNEDVGVESGKGQDNFGNADTGPKVTYVPPPPPDAEDEIFRHYQTGINFDKYDEILVDVSGTNAPPAILSFEDADLSETLTKNVYKAGYVKLTPIQKHSIPIVMAGRDLMACAQTGSGKTAAFLLPILAHMMKSGIAASQFKEIQEPEAIIVAPTRELINQIYLDARKFSYGTVVRPVVIYGGTQTSHSLRQIFQGCNILCATPGRLLDVINKEKIGLSKVKYLVLDEADRMLDMGFMEDVRKLLSSPGMPTKEERQTLMFSATFPAPIQSLAREILKPDYIFVVVGQVGGACSDVEQQIIEVDEYGKRDKLLEILQSIGHERTMVFVKTKKKADFIATVLCQEKLPSTSIHGDREQREREKALHDFRSGQCPVIVATSVAARGLDIENVQHVINFDIPGDIDEYVHRIGRTGRCGNTGKAISFFDRKGDDEQKVVRGLVKILTDAHQEVPAWLEEIAFSAHGTQSYSSHPSKFASVDDRKRGGFQEDNSYSGSSFTKAPAPAEEEEDWG; encoded by the exons CAAACCGTGACGTCAATGAAAACTTTGGATCAAGTGATCAAGGCTTTGGAAGCCAAAAAG gtGATAGAAAAGACAACGGCTTCAGCAGAG GTCGCTCAGATCGTGGAAGAGGAGGAAGCAATGGCACATTTAATAAAG GGTTTGGTTCATTCGACTCACAGGAACGCACTGGCTTTGGTACTGCAG GGTTTGGAGAGGCACACAATGATGACCAATCTAGATCTTCAAGAGGCG GGTTTAACAATGAAAGTTTTAGGTCAAGAGGAAGAAGGGGAGGCGGTAGAGGAGGATTTCATTCTG GCGACAATGATGACGTGAATAACCAAAGAGATTTTGGACGATCAG GTGACAGCGGAGGTTTTGAAAACAAAAGAGACTTTGGCAGAAGAG GAGATGATGATTCAGGTGGCAGAGGATTTGGAAGATCAG gtaGCGGTGGCTTTGGAAGAAAAG GTGACAGTGAGGATTCAGATAACCGGAGGGAGTTTGGACGATCAG gTAGCGGTGGATTTGGAAGAAGAG GTGACAATGAGGATTCAGATAACAGGAGGGAGTTTGGGCGATCAG GTGGCCGCGGTGGTTTTGGAAGAAGAG GTGATGGCGATGATTCAGAAAACAGAAGTGGATTTGGAAGATCAG GTGGTGGACGTGACTTTGGGAGAAGAG GTGACAACGATGATTCAGGTTTTGGAAGATCAG GTGACAGCGGAGGTTTTGGAGGCTTTGGAAGGAGGG GTAACAATGAAGAATCTGGTGGCAGTGGGGGCTTTGGAAGATCAG gtgACAGTGGAGGTTTTGGAGGCTTCGGAAGGAGGG GTAACAATGAAGAGTCTGATGGCAGTGGGGGCTTTGGAAGATCAG GTGACAGCGGTGGTTTTGAGAGCAGAAGAGACTTTGGCAGTAGAAGAG GTGGCTACAGAGGGAGAAATGAAGATGTTGGTGTTGAGTCTGGAAAAG GTCAAGACAACTTTGGAAACGCAGACACTG gTCCAAAAGTGACATACGTTCCCCCACCACCACCTGATGCTGAAGATGAAATCTTTAGGCATTACCAAACTGGTATTAACTTTGATAAATATGATGAAATCCTTGTGGATGTTTCTGGCACCAATGCACCACCTGCAATACTG TCATTTGAAGATGCTGACCTAAGTGAGACTCTAACAAAAAATGTCTACAAGGCTGGTTATGTGAAGTTGACACCAATACAGAAGCACAGTATTCCTATTGTAATGGCTGGCCGCGACTTGATGGCATGTGCTCAGACTGGATCTGGAAAAACT GCAGCTTTTCTTTTGCCCATTTTGGCTCATATGATGAAAAGTGGAATTGCAGCAAGTCAATTTAAAGAAATTCAGGAACCAGAAGCAATCATTGTTGCACCTACAAGGGAGCTGATAAATCAGATTTATCTGGATGCTCGGAAATTCTCATATGG AACTGTTGTTCGTCCTGTTGTAATATATGGAGGAACCCAGACGTCTCATTCACTGCGGCAAATATTTCAAGGCTGCAACATTCTATGTGCAACACCTGGAAGGTTACTGGATGTTATCAACAAGGAAAAG ATTGGTTTGAGCAAAGTAAAATATCTTGTATTGGATGAAGCAGATCGTATGCTGGACATGGGTTTTATGGAAGATGTAAGAAAATTGTTGAGCAGTCCAGGAATGCCAACTAAAGAGGAAAGGCAAACCTTAATGTTCAGCGCCACATTCCCTGCGCCCATACAAAG TCTTGCCAGAGAAATTCTGAAGCCAGATTACATTTTTGTGGTTGTGGGACAAGTAGGCGGAGCATGCAGTGATGTCGAACAGCAAATAATTGAAGTTGATGAGTATGGAAAAAGGGATAAATTATTGGAAATCCTGCAAAGCATCG GCCACGAACGCACAATGGTGTTTGTAAAAACCAAAAAGAAGGCAGATTTTATTGCTACAGTTCTTTGTCAAGAAAAACTCCCTTCTACGAGTATTCATGG CGACCGAgaacagagggagagagagaaagcCCTCCACGATTTCCGTAGCGGCCAATGTCCTGTGATTGTTGCCACTTCTGTTGCCGCCAGAGGACTAGATATTGAGAATGTTCAGCATGTGATAAATTTTGACATTCCCGGGGATATCGATGAATACGTTCATAGAATTGGACGCACGGGAAGATGCGGCAACACGGGAAAAGCCATTTCTTTTTTTGATAGAAAAGGTGATGATGAACAAAAAGTTGTCCGTGGCCTAGTGAAAATTTTGACAGAT GCACACCAGGAGGTACCTGCTTGGCTTGAAGAAATTGCATTCAGTGCTCATGGCACTCAGAGCTACAGTTCTCATCCAAGCAAATTTGCTTCAGTAGATGACAGAAAG AGAGGCGGCTTTCAAGAGGACAACAGCTACAGCGGTTCTAGTTTTACAAAAGCCCCAGCTCCTGCAGAGGAAGAGGAAGATTGGGGCTAG
- the DDX4 gene encoding probable ATP-dependent RNA helicase DDX4 isoform X2 yields the protein MADEDWESELDNGPACVPSFSNPEPDYKENFRNSFSANRDVNENFGSSDQGFGSQKDDDLNQNFESSSRGFGRQRGDRKDNGFSRGRSDRGRGGSNGTFNKGFGSFDSQERTGFGTAGFGEAHNDDQSRSSRGGFNNESFRSRGRRGGGRGGFHSGDNDDVNNQRDFGRSGDSGGFENKRDFGRRGDDDSGGRGFGRSGDSEDSDNRREFGRSGSGGFGRRGDNEDSDNRREFGRSGGRGGFGRRGDGDDSENRSGFGRSGGGRDFGRRGDNDDSGFGRSGDSGGFGGFGRRGNNEESGGSGGFGRSGDSGGFGGFGRRGNNEESDGSGGFGRSGDSGGFESRRDFGSRRGGYRGRNEDVGVESGKGQDNFGNADTGPKVTYVPPPPPDAEDEIFRHYQTGINFDKYDEILVDVSGTNAPPAILSFEDADLSETLTKNVYKAGYVKLTPIQKHSIPIVMAGRDLMACAQTGSGKTAAFLLPILAHMMKSGIAASQFKEIQEPEAIIVAPTRELINQIYLDARKFSYGTVVRPVVIYGGTQTSHSLRQIFQGCNILCATPGRLLDVINKEKIGLSKVKYLVLDEADRMLDMGFMEDVRKLLSSPGMPTKEERQTLMFSATFPAPIQSLAREILKPDYIFVVVGQVGGACSDVEQQIIEVDEYGKRDKLLEILQSIGHERTMVFVKTKKKADFIATVLCQEKLPSTSIHGDREQREREKALHDFRSGQCPVIVATSVAARGLDIENVQHVINFDIPGDIDEYVHRIGRTGRCGNTGKAISFFDRKGDDEQKVVRGLVKILTDAHQEVPAWLEEIAFSAHGTQSYSSHPSKFASVDDRKRGGFQEDNSYSGSSFTKAPAPAEEEEDWG from the exons CAAACCGTGACGTCAATGAAAACTTTGGATCAAGTGATCAAGGCTTTGGAAGCCAAAAAG ATGATGACCTCAATCAAAACTTTGAATCTTCTTCTAGAGGCTTCGGTAGGCAAAGAG gtGATAGAAAAGACAACGGCTTCAGCAGAG GTCGCTCAGATCGTGGAAGAGGAGGAAGCAATGGCACATTTAATAAAG GGTTTGGTTCATTCGACTCACAGGAACGCACTGGCTTTGGTACTGCAG GGTTTGGAGAGGCACACAATGATGACCAATCTAGATCTTCAAGAGGCG GGTTTAACAATGAAAGTTTTAGGTCAAGAGGAAGAAGGGGAGGCGGTAGAGGAGGATTTCATTCTG GCGACAATGATGACGTGAATAACCAAAGAGATTTTGGACGATCAG GTGACAGCGGAGGTTTTGAAAACAAAAGAGACTTTGGCAGAAGAG GAGATGATGATTCAGGTGGCAGAGGATTTGGAAGATCAG GTGACAGTGAGGATTCAGATAACCGGAGGGAGTTTGGACGATCAG gTAGCGGTGGATTTGGAAGAAGAG GTGACAATGAGGATTCAGATAACAGGAGGGAGTTTGGGCGATCAG GTGGCCGCGGTGGTTTTGGAAGAAGAG GTGATGGCGATGATTCAGAAAACAGAAGTGGATTTGGAAGATCAG GTGGTGGACGTGACTTTGGGAGAAGAG GTGACAACGATGATTCAGGTTTTGGAAGATCAG GTGACAGCGGAGGTTTTGGAGGCTTTGGAAGGAGGG GTAACAATGAAGAATCTGGTGGCAGTGGGGGCTTTGGAAGATCAG gtgACAGTGGAGGTTTTGGAGGCTTCGGAAGGAGGG GTAACAATGAAGAGTCTGATGGCAGTGGGGGCTTTGGAAGATCAG GTGACAGCGGTGGTTTTGAGAGCAGAAGAGACTTTGGCAGTAGAAGAG GTGGCTACAGAGGGAGAAATGAAGATGTTGGTGTTGAGTCTGGAAAAG GTCAAGACAACTTTGGAAACGCAGACACTG gTCCAAAAGTGACATACGTTCCCCCACCACCACCTGATGCTGAAGATGAAATCTTTAGGCATTACCAAACTGGTATTAACTTTGATAAATATGATGAAATCCTTGTGGATGTTTCTGGCACCAATGCACCACCTGCAATACTG TCATTTGAAGATGCTGACCTAAGTGAGACTCTAACAAAAAATGTCTACAAGGCTGGTTATGTGAAGTTGACACCAATACAGAAGCACAGTATTCCTATTGTAATGGCTGGCCGCGACTTGATGGCATGTGCTCAGACTGGATCTGGAAAAACT GCAGCTTTTCTTTTGCCCATTTTGGCTCATATGATGAAAAGTGGAATTGCAGCAAGTCAATTTAAAGAAATTCAGGAACCAGAAGCAATCATTGTTGCACCTACAAGGGAGCTGATAAATCAGATTTATCTGGATGCTCGGAAATTCTCATATGG AACTGTTGTTCGTCCTGTTGTAATATATGGAGGAACCCAGACGTCTCATTCACTGCGGCAAATATTTCAAGGCTGCAACATTCTATGTGCAACACCTGGAAGGTTACTGGATGTTATCAACAAGGAAAAG ATTGGTTTGAGCAAAGTAAAATATCTTGTATTGGATGAAGCAGATCGTATGCTGGACATGGGTTTTATGGAAGATGTAAGAAAATTGTTGAGCAGTCCAGGAATGCCAACTAAAGAGGAAAGGCAAACCTTAATGTTCAGCGCCACATTCCCTGCGCCCATACAAAG TCTTGCCAGAGAAATTCTGAAGCCAGATTACATTTTTGTGGTTGTGGGACAAGTAGGCGGAGCATGCAGTGATGTCGAACAGCAAATAATTGAAGTTGATGAGTATGGAAAAAGGGATAAATTATTGGAAATCCTGCAAAGCATCG GCCACGAACGCACAATGGTGTTTGTAAAAACCAAAAAGAAGGCAGATTTTATTGCTACAGTTCTTTGTCAAGAAAAACTCCCTTCTACGAGTATTCATGG CGACCGAgaacagagggagagagagaaagcCCTCCACGATTTCCGTAGCGGCCAATGTCCTGTGATTGTTGCCACTTCTGTTGCCGCCAGAGGACTAGATATTGAGAATGTTCAGCATGTGATAAATTTTGACATTCCCGGGGATATCGATGAATACGTTCATAGAATTGGACGCACGGGAAGATGCGGCAACACGGGAAAAGCCATTTCTTTTTTTGATAGAAAAGGTGATGATGAACAAAAAGTTGTCCGTGGCCTAGTGAAAATTTTGACAGAT GCACACCAGGAGGTACCTGCTTGGCTTGAAGAAATTGCATTCAGTGCTCATGGCACTCAGAGCTACAGTTCTCATCCAAGCAAATTTGCTTCAGTAGATGACAGAAAG AGAGGCGGCTTTCAAGAGGACAACAGCTACAGCGGTTCTAGTTTTACAAAAGCCCCAGCTCCTGCAGAGGAAGAGGAAGATTGGGGCTAG